CGTACGGGCTCGAAGCGGAACCCGAGGCCGTAGCCGAACGCGCCGTACAGCCCCAGCAGCCCGTCGCCCGCGTGGCCCAGGTGTGCCACCAGGGCGCGCAGCAGGTCGAACACCGACGCCGACCGGCTGCGCTCCTCTTCCGACTCCGGGGCCACCGCGGGGCGCACGCGCGCGCGGATGACGTCGTCCGCTATCTGCACGTCCATGAGCGCGCTGGTCTCGCTCACCACGGGCAGCAGCATGCGCAGCAGGGCAGCCCCCCGCATGTTCAGGGCCGCGAGCTCCACGCGCTCGCTGCTGCACGTGATGCGCAGCGGCGGGTTCACCAAGCCGATGTCGTAGCGGCTGTAGCGCCCCGGGAACTCGAAGCTGGACCCGAGCAGCACGCCGGGCTGCGTGTCGAGCGCGCGCGCCATGGACGAGAGGGCCGCCCGCGCCTCGGTGAGCGTGAGCGGCAGCGTGTGACGCTCGACGTGGACACCGCCACCGGTGATGTAGTGCGTGGTGGCGTGCGCTTCGAGCGCGGGCGATGAAGCAGGGATGACGGACAGGGGCTGCATGGTCGAGACTCCTTGCCTCCCTCGCGCCCGCTGAAGTCCTCTCGCTTCGCTCGGCCGCCGGGAGGCGACCGGGGTCGCCTCTTCTGGGGCCGAAAACAGAACGGCCGCCAGAGGGAGGCGGCCGCGAACGATGACTGAGCAACGAATATCGCGCGGCGCCTCCTAGGAGGTAAACCACCAGCGCGGATACGAGTTGATGCTGCGAAGCATGGCCACAAGGTGGCGCACTACCCTGGGAGCGTCAAGTAGTCCGGTCTCGACCGCGTGCGCCCACTGGGCGTTAGCTCTCCGACACCACGATGACCTTGTCCGCCGTCGTGAACGTGATGGCGTCCGCCTTCTTCGGGTTCACCACCACGCCATAGGCCTGCGACGCGTCGAACGACTTGGCCGCGATGCGGTAGCCGATCGCGATCTCGCCGCGACGCCGCGCGGCCTCCACCACCGTGTGGAACGTCATGGCCTGCCCGGTCTGCACGTAGTGGTCCATGGGCTTCAGGTAGATCTCCGCGCCGTCCGGATCGAAGAGGTCCATGAGCACGGGGTACAGGTCCGCGTTCTCGGCGGTCTGGCACATCATCAAGCTCACCAGCTTCTCGCTCACGATGAAGTCGTCGGCTTGCGTGATCTCGGCCAGCTGCCGGTTCCGCACGTCGCGCATCTCGCTCACGATGGAGAAGTCGAGGTTCAGCCGCTCGCCCATCTCGCGCAGGTGCAGCAGCGTGACCAGCACGCGCGCGTCGGCCCGCTGCGCCGGGAGGTCGTCGCTGCACATCACCAGGATGTGGTCGAAGGTCTCGGGCTTGGTGGACTCGAGCACGCTGCGGTCCGTGGTATCGCCCGTGCGCACCTCGAGCCGCTGGGACACGAGCGGTCCGATGGCCTCCTCCACGTGGCTGACTTCGGCGGTGTCGGCGACGATGCGCACGTACGAGCCGGGCGCCACGTAGGCGTCGAGGCCACGTACGATGGCGGGCACACCGTCGCTGAAGCCCAGCACGAGGGTGCGCTCGGTCTCCACCGTCTTCGGCGGCGCCTCCACGATCAGCGCCGCGTCGAATCTTCGGAGCGTCGGTGCTCGCCACCAGCGTGTCGTCGTCGCGCGAGATGGCGATGATGCGGTCGCCCTTCTGGATGCGGGTGTCGAGCGGCGGCAGCACGCGCGGCCCTTCGCTCGTGCGGATGCCGATGACGGCCGACTCGGGGTACAGGAAGAGCGCCTCGCCGAGCGTCTTGCCCACCAGCTCGGGCGCCTCCGCGATGTAGATTTCGTCGCCGTCGAAGTCGAGCAGCTCCGTGTGCACCACCGAGAGACCCGACTGTCGGCACGTCTGCACGGTGATGCGCGAGATGAGGTCGCCGATGAGCACCACCGAGACCTCGGCCTTGCCCACCATCTTGGCGACCGCGACGTTCTTCTCGTCCTTCACGGCGGCCACGATGTGATACGGCTCGGCGCGCCGGTTGGGGGCGTTGGTGATGGCCAAGATGGCCTTGATGACC
This portion of the Sandaracinaceae bacterium genome encodes:
- a CDS encoding chorismate-binding protein yields the protein MQPLSVIPASSPALEAHATTHYITGGGVHVERHTLPLTLTEARAALSSMARALDTQPGVLLGSSFEFPGRYSRYDIGLVNPPLRITCSSERVELAALNMRGAALLRMLLPVVSETSALMDVQIADDVIRARVRPAVAPESEEERSRSASVFDLLRALVAHLGHAGDGLLGLYGAFGYGLGFRFEPVRSQLPLPLGARDLVLYLPDELVFVDSQEGRAERVTYELATGTATTRGLARPVAGAADDLPRGGHLGPVESDHTEAEFEAGVRSALDAFARGDLFEVVLSQTFRATTDVRPSDLYASLRTLNPAPYG